TTCTCCTAGAAGCAATGAGACCAAGCTTTTTTCCAGGAGGTGCATCACGGCTAGCACTACTGACAGTAACACGGTCACCACCAATACTCCAAGGTCCGTGAGGATACTTAAATGCATTGATTCCAATACGGCGGACAGAACTGAAATGATCACCACAAATATGTCTACAAACCTTTTTacgttttcttttctttgatccgTTAGCAACACCATGAATCCTAGGCCCTCGGTTCCTCTTTATTCTGCATTTGTGGGAAGCATTTCCCGCCTCCAACGCGGCCTTCTCAGTACTTCCTCCACCAGCAACTTGGGcgaccatagtattgttgttttcACAATCTAAGAGAGGTTGGTTCTCTGAAGAATGAACATCAGCGAAAGTAGTTGTTGGTGGTGGGGTAGAAGGGTTTGAAGATTCTGAATTTCCAGACATGATGGTGCAGGAGATAAAAAGGTTTAAAAGATTTTAAGACTGCGTATAGATTCAGTTTTTATACAGACTAGACTGGAGACCGCACAAAAACACCCTAAAATCGTCCTCTCTAAGAACCCTAATGAGAGaggagaatgttggatatttttgGGTGAATAATGGGTCTTATCCGAAAATGGGCccaccatttatttattttttaggatGAAGTGCAGTTTTTTTGTGTTACCATTACTGAACTTTATTTTGTGTGTTCTAAGTTATAAATCCTGATCGGGACTCAAAAGCATACCAGTATGTTCTCAGTTGGGGTGTAATTAATGTACCATGACTCAGACCCAGTCCCTACCTTAAgagcatgtttcaaaaacaaaatCTCAAAACTATTTGTATAACATCAAATCACACGAAGACAAGATTGAAAAAAAGTGTTAAAATTAATTTATGAAAATGTGAAAAAGAATCGAGTGTTTAGAAATACAATGTCTGAAGCTAAAGACACTCGACGGCCATTTCCAAGTAGGAGCTTGGGAAGTAGATGTTGAAAGTGCTCAAAACCTTGGGATGCACGATACCTAGATTGCCAACCTGCTTTCCGTTTAGAGTGATGCTGGATTCTCTTCCCGGAAGGAATACGCCACCATCGGTCTCTATTGATTCAACTTAAAAGCAACTAGTAACATCTCCAACCCAAGGTTCCTCAATCCAAGGTACATCAACAATTTGCATGATTTTTGCATGAGGCCGCTAATCTCTTCGTAGCCAGAAGATCTATTACAGTATAGAGCTGCAACTTTTTGAATATTCTTGACACCAACATCTTCGGTATCATCTAGCAGCACAATATCACCCAATTCGAATATCTTTATGGGCTTCGGTGGTGGTTGTTCTCTCGAGTAGTTTTCAACAGTTGCAGATATTTTGTCATCCTTTCGGTTTATCCTGGAGAAATTTTCTTCATTCGAACACAATGTCCATGTTAATTAGCACCTCAGTAAACCCAGCTGCCAATCTGATAAGGTAGCTAAGTTATGTTCCAATCTGCCTTCCCTTTGTTCCAAGCACATGCTGCCATATTTGCTCCTTGCGCAATTGCACCTTAGTTATTAACCTGATTTGCATCCGGTGAAACACCAATCCAATTGGTGATTTTCGTCAAAGGAACTTCCATATCGAAGGATGACAGGTCGGGAAAAACACATGACCCTCCGTTGGAACATATCACTTCTACAGCCTCACCTCCATTGTAAACACATGACTCTTTGAAGAAGTAACTTATTTGCTTACATTAGATATGCAAAAATTTAACATATCCTGGTTCAAAAAGATCAAAAGCTCATGGAGAATTACTTAGACTTGATCCTAGTACTGAAAAAATTTCTACAATTAAACTCCCCGTGAAAGCTGGATCTTACACTTCTAAATACTGTGGTCTGGTCGATATGGGAGGATTGCTATGCTTTTCACACTTCGATTCGAGTAATTATCATATAATGCAGTTTTGGTATTTGGAGAAAAAGAATAATAGTTGTGGTTATCAATGGGTTGTGATGTGCAGTTTGAACTTGATGACAGAGATTAGCTTACAATAACATGAAAAGAAGTACGTGCATTATTGCTAAATCACGATCATCACCGGTTTTATTGAGGCATATTCATTGGACCAATTGCCCAGTTTTTTTGCCATGGATCCAAAACGCGAATTCATATTTACCTATAGAGAATATGAATATAGCTATTGTTATACGTATCTTCTCATATGATATTGAGTTAAACCAATGGAATTTGATCTATGCAAAGCGAACAAATAAAAGTATTCACTATTGGCATGGCAACAACAGTGTGCTGTCGACTCATCCATGCTGAAAAAACAAAGACGCCGATTACGGCACTGGTGATTTAGTGGTGGAGATGATATACACGGTAAGCTAGCATTagttttggttattgattttggATGTAGATTAGTCTCTGTTAAGATTATTTACTAAATTTGCATTATCAGCTCAAAATTCTGgttattcattttatttttgtgcTTCTATAGCTTTTGCTTTCGCTTATTAAACAATTTAAAGCATTGTGCATCCTGTCGCGGATACAGGGATGTCTTTTTAACCGATTCTGCCAAAACATATACTTAACAAGGTCTGTAAACCCGCGCAATTGCCCGGGCTAGTTTGTTAACATTCACCTGGTAATTGCCTTCTCTTCACCTCTCCAGGTTACACTTATAAGTAGGTTTTTGTCACTAATTTTATCTAATAAAACAGGTGATATGTAGCTAAATTCTAATTTTTTCTAATAAAACAGGTGATATAGGTATGTAACCAATGACTACAATACTACATGCCATCTGCACATAATCTGAAAAAGtaaattctaatttttaccaAAATGTGAAACCTACAGACTACTTACAGTTTAAATACAACgaaaccactatcaacatcaatatatAAATCCATAAATAAATTCTAGAATTCTACTTGGTTAGAAAATGCAGGTTTGAGCGGTATTATGTATGACACACGACTCCAGCTACACTTGGGCCAGACTTAAGCCTCCTGATACGTTTATGGATGATCAACAATAGACAGAAGTATATAGGCACGTTATACATGCATGAATGATTTACTTAAATGTTAATGGAACTGTACCATACATATTTCTTTAAATCCATTCCTTAATAGAGAAGGCTTTAATAAGGATACTGCAATATTTGAACTAAAAATGTTCTTGAGACTGAAAATTCTTAGAAAAGATTCTTAAAATAAGTATATACTTACAGCTTGATTGcagttttagttttaattttagtttcttaaACGCTGCTTACAAACTCGTTGCAACTCTTCGTCTGGAACCATTAGTAAACACTTCCTATGATTGTCTAGAACATCACACGTTGCAGAAGCGATATTT
This portion of the Papaver somniferum cultivar HN1 chromosome 11, ASM357369v1, whole genome shotgun sequence genome encodes:
- the LOC113325290 gene encoding 60S ribosomal protein L8-3-like translates to MSGNSESSNPSTPPPTTTFADVHSSENQPLLDCENNNTMVAQVAGGGSTEKAALEAGNASHKCRIKRNRGPRIHGVANGSKKRKRKKVCRHICGDHFSSVRRIGINAFKYPHGPWSIGGDRVTVSSASRDAPPGKKLGLIASRRTGRLRGQVAAVDEA